One part of the Anguilla anguilla isolate fAngAng1 chromosome 11, fAngAng1.pri, whole genome shotgun sequence genome encodes these proteins:
- the rbm15 gene encoding RNA-binding protein 15: MKGKERSPVKKRSRALDEIRDRGGNHPPSKKMGALSASGGSNNGNSSAKSEGGSARRSLLGEKRESRDFDAHASSRTGGNHSYTSPAASSSSKNHNPSLVLETAARTNSRAEPRPPLPNNESEYKTLKISELGSQLSDEEIEDGLFHEFKKFGDVSVKISRINDERVAFVNFRRPEDARAAKHARGRLVLYDRPLKIEAVYMNRRRSRSPIEKDPYAAVAGHRHLHTQRPLSPTGLGYRDYRLQQLALGRLPPPPPPPLPRDLEREREYAFFEARARPAFIAERAAAAAFREEEFISPEDDQRANRTLFLGNLDITITENDLRRAFDRFGVITEVDIKRPSRGQSSTYGFLKYENLDMAHRAKLSMSGKVVGRNPIKIGYGKATPTTRLWVGGLGPWVPLAALAREFDRFGTIRTIDYRKGDTWAYIQYESLDAAQAACTHMRGFPLGGPERRLRVDFADTEHRYQQPFLQPLPLPHYDIVAESFVHRATPEALRVRERSPPPPLHFRERELFPGAEWAAPAVRERVRPAAFEALEHLERRPREAWSLERELQSRDPARKRRPAEDGRLPDRSPDGGDRVVRRRHCPSPDRSPGGSSGRFSDSERPPRLDRPSPPSRDPPERTPADKHLKTLQGAESGGGAAGVERKRRTGGEAGKGPAKKERLSDPPSSARGPQGPKQDGGGQKLGLAWQGMLLLKNSSFPTCMHLLEGDVGVATGLLQDASARAPVGQLKITQRLRLDQPKLDEVTRRIKAAGPGGYSVLLAVPGGPDEPPASDPASSTQRPLRNLVSYLKQKQAAGVISLPVGGARDKDGAGVLHAFPPCHFSQQFLDSSSRALAKTEEDYLVMIIVRGAS; the protein is encoded by the coding sequence ATGAAAGGGAAGGAACGGTCGCCGGTTAAAAAGCGTTCACGGGCCTTGGATGAGATCCGAGACAGGGGAGGGAACCATCCACCCAGCAAGAAAATGGGGGCTCTTTCTGCTTCTGGAGGCAGCAATAACGGGAACAGCTCGGCGAAAAGTGAAGGGGGTTCGGCCAGGAGAAGTTTACTCGgcgaaaagagagagagtcggGATTTTGATGCACACGCTTCTAGCCGGACTGGGGGCAACCACAGCTACACCAGTCCTGCTGCGAGTTCCAGCAGCAAGAACCACAACCCCAGCCTGGTACTCGAGACAGCTGCGCGGACCAACTCACGCGCAGAGCCACGACCTCCGCTTCCCAATAACGAGAGTGAGTACAAGACTCTTAAAATTAGCGAATTGGGCTCACAGCTCAGCGATGAGGAAATTGAGGATGGACTCTTTCACGAGTTTAAGAAATTCGGGGACGTGAGTGTAAAAATAAGCCGGATTAATGACGAGAGGGTGGCATTCGTTAACTTCAGACGGCCAGAAGATGCGCGAGCGGCCAAGCACGCGCGCGGAAGGTTAGTGCTCTACGACCGGCCGCTAAAAATCGAAGCTGTGTACATGAACCGGAGGAGGAGTCGCTCGCCCATTGAGAAAGACCCCTATGCAGCTGTTGCGGGGCACAGACATTTGCATACCCAGAGACCGCTGTCTCCTACAGGCTTGGGGTACAGAGACTACCGACTGCAGCAATTAGCTTTGggccgcctcccccctcccccgccgcccccccttccccgcgaCCTGGAGAGGGAACGGGAATACGCTTTCTTTGAGGCCCGTGCGCGCCCCGCCTTCATTGCTGaacgtgctgctgctgctgctttccgCGAAGAAGAGTTTATTTCTCCAGAAGACGACCAGAGGGCCAATAGAACGCTGTTTCTGGGCAACCTGGACATCACAATCACGGAGAACGATCTGCGGAGGGCGTTCGACAGGTTTGGGGTGATCACCGAGGTGGACATCAAGCGGCCCAGCAGGGGCCAAAGCAGCACTTACGGCTTTCTGAAGTATGAGAATTTGGACATGGCGCACAGAGCCAAGCTGAGCATGTCCGGCAAGGTGGTGGGCCGCAACCCCATCAAGATCGGCTACGgcaaggccacgcccaccacccggttgtgggtgggggggctgggcccGTGGGTGCCTCTGGCGGCGTTGGCGCGTGAGTTTGACCGCTTTGGCACCATCAGGACTATTGACTACAGGAAGGGCGACACCTGGGCCTACATCCAGTACGAGAGCCTGGACGCGGCGCAGGCGGCCTGCACCCACATGCGGGGCTTCCCCCTGGGGGGCCCCGAGCGCCGGCTCAGGGTGGACTTCGCCGACACCGAGCACCGCTACCAGCAGCCGTTCCTCCAgccgctgcccctcccccactacGACATCGTGGCCGAGTCGTTCGTCCACCGGGCCACCCCGGAGGCGCTGCGGGTTCGGGAGAGGAGCCCTCCGCCCCCCTTGCACTTCCGGGAGCGGGAGCTGTTCCCCGGGGCGGAGTGGGCGGCGCCCGCGGTGCGGGAGCGCGTGCGCCCGGCCGCCTTCGAGGCGCTGGAGCACCTGGAGCGGCGGCCGCGGGAGGCCTGGTCGCTGGAGCGGGAGCTGCAGAGCCGCGACCCCGCCCGGAAGCGCCGCCCCGCGGAGGACGGGCGCCTGCCGGACCGCTCCCCGGACGGCGGGGACCGCGTGGTCCGCCGCCGCCACTGCCCCTCCCCCGACCGTTCCCCCGGGGGCAGCAGCGGCCGGTTCAGCGACTCTGAACGACCCCCCCGCCTCGACCGCCCGTCCCCGCCCTCCCGTGACCCCCCCGAGCGCACCCCCGCCGACAAGCACCTCAAGACGCTTcaaggggcggagtcagggggcggagccgcggGGGTGGAGCGCAAGCGCAGGACCGGAGGCGAGGCCGGGAAGGGCCCTGCCAAAAAGGAGCGCCTGTCGGACCCCCCCAGCTCCGCCaggggcccccaggggcccaAGCAGGACGGCGGCGGCCAGAAGCTGGGCCTGGCCTGGCAGGGCATGCTGCTGCTGAAGAACAGCAGCTTCCCCACCTGCATGCACCTGCTGGAGGGCGACGTGGGCGTGGCCACGGGCCTGCTGCAGGATGCGTCGGCGCGAGCGCCGGTGGGCCAGCTGAAGATCACCCAGCGGCTGCGTCTGGACCAGCCCAAACTGGACGAGGTGACGCGCCGCATCAAGGCCGCGGGGCCCGGCGGCTACTCGGTGCTCCTGGCGGTGCCGGGCGGCCCGGACGAGCCCCCGGCCTCGGACCCGGCCAGCTCCACCCAGCGCCCGCTGCGCAACCTGGTCTCCTACCTGAAGCAGAAGCAGGCGGCCGGCGTCATCAGCCTGCCAGTGGGGGGCGCCAGAGACAAGGACGGCGCCGGCGTCCTGCACGCCTTCCCGCCCTGCCACTTCTCCCAGCAGTTCCTGGATTCCTCCTCCCGGGCGCTGGCCAAAACCGAGGAGGACTACCTGGTGATGATCATCGTGCGCGGAGCGTCGTAG